Proteins from a single region of Mytilus trossulus isolate FHL-02 chromosome 2, PNRI_Mtr1.1.1.hap1, whole genome shotgun sequence:
- the LOC134705624 gene encoding uncharacterized protein K02A2.6-like: MAEARPILSDVGLIPFFDVGNDINSLGQRWTRWLRSFNLYATGKGVVEAQQKKALLLHSAGMEVQDVYYTLVERDPGEHETVYEVTVEILNNHFTPQVNNSFQRNQFRAMEQKPQETIEQYITRLRQKVIYCNFGNVDEAICDQVIDKCSSKRLRRKLLERQNVTLQQLRETAQAMEAAEKQATSIEQPIESVNKVSTYASKKQNQNKSEFKQISCYACGFSGHYKTDPKCPAKGKKCRLCQNEGHFEKCCKSKKKISKNHFSRKTNVRHVESADDTCSEPDYDNEDDDYAFTVHGNQGKVSKFTVNVGADFFVIEEDGQALILGHKTSIELGVLKIETNVNTVTDNVVKTNYTSKFPKVFSGVGKLVDFQLKIPIDKSIQPVIQPLRRIPYYLRGKLEEKLNELVEQDIFEAVNGPSQWTSPIVVVPKKNGDIRICVDMRRANLAVMRERYPIPTVDEVIQDLNQSKVFSKLDIKLAYHQTVELTPESRQITCFMTHKGIFRYKRLMFGINCAPEMYNKVMSQVFQGLEGVRNIFDDVVVYGSDSNEHNERLDAVLQRLEERGLTLNIDKCKFNMANIEFMGHMLSEHGIGVSQSKVEAIVNARRPESVSETRSFLGLVNFVGRFIPNLATVAEPLHRLLHKETKFQWGPEQNDSFEKLKKGLVDASNLSYFSLKAKTQVIADASPVGLGAVLVQKQNDEYKVICYASRSLTTIERKYSQTEKEALGLVWACERFHMYLLGHDFELLTDHRPLEFIFSPKSKPCARVERWMLRMQPFKYVVKYIPGSQNIADSLSRLLAVTKTESKQGEINQAEEYIRFVASESTPNAVKIEDVDKMSLNDKELQNIRNCLLNGRWQDLLNKQYLTVKQELSSIGHIVLRGTRLIIPTELRNQILELGHEGHPGIVLMKQRLRSKVWWPNMDKSIEEYCKSCYGCQLVANPEKPEPMIRTSLPSKPWEQISADFLGPLPSGEYLFTVVDYYSRWLEVTIMSKSTSADRVIDALDKMFTIHGLPISIATDNGPQFISDTFKTYLDQNGIVHRRITPLWPAANGEIERQNRSLVKRMRIANAEKKNLSTEIQTYLKMYRSTPHCTTGVSPAELLFNRTLRTKLPDIQIRSHDDTEVRDRDSQRKEKGKLYADTRRNATTNDLKAGDSVLVKQNRGNKLSTTFNPKPFTLLEKHGNSVVVQNDDGNQNGGINDKAQSNKLMKSVPSLEPSKPTRPTRDRKLPSRYKDFVLSN; encoded by the exons ATGGCAGAAGCACGTCCAATATTGTCTGATGTTGGTTTAATTCCATTTTTTGACGTTGGCAATGACATTAATTCGTTGGGACAAAGATGGACACGCTGGCTTCGATCTTTTAATTTGTATGCAACAGGTAAAGGAGTTGTAGAGGCACAACAGAAAAAAGCATTATTGTTACACAGTGCTGGAATGGAAGTACAAGATGTGTATTATACCCTGGTGGAACGAGACCCGGGTGAACATGAAACAGTGTACGAAGTTACTGTAGAAATTTTGAACAATCACTTTACACCGCAAGTAAATAACTCTTTTCAAAGAAACCAATTCCGGGCAATGGAACAAAAACCCCAAGAAACAATTGAACAATATATAACCAGGTTACGACAAAAGGtaatttattgcaattttgGTAATGTAGACGAAGCTATTTGCGACCAAGTAATAGACAAATGTAGTTCAAAGagattgagaagaaaattattAGAAAGGCAAAATGTTACCTTACAGCAATTGCGTGAAACTGCACAGGCAATGGAAGCTGCAGAGAAACAAGCAACTTCGATAGAACAACCAATTGAATCTGTCAACAAAGTTTCAACTTATGCAAGTaagaaacaaaatcaaaataaatcagagtttaaacaaatatcatgcTACGCATGTGGGTTTTCTGGACATTACAAAACAGACCCAAAATGCCCAGCAAAAGGGAAGAAATGCAGATTATGCCAAAATGAAggacattttgaaaaatgttgcaaGTCgaagaaaaaaatttcaaagaatcacttttcaagaaaaacaaatgtgcGACATGTTGAGTCTGCAGATGATACATGCAGTGAACCAGATTACGATAACGAAGATGATGATTATGCATTTACAGTACATGGGAATCAAGGCAAAGTCAGCAAATTTACAGTTAATGTTGGAG CTGATTTTTTCGTGATTGAGGAAGACGGCCAGGCATTAATACTTGGACATAAGACGTCAATAGAACTTGGTGTATTGAAAATAGAGACAAATGTTAACACAGTGACTGATAATGTGGTGAAAACTAACTATACAAGTAAATTTCCAAAGGTATTTTCAGGTGTGGGAAAATTAGTAGACTTTCAATTGAAAATTCCTATAGACAAAAGCATTCAACCTGTAATTCAGCCATTACGTCGTATACCGTATTATTTGCGAGGAAAGTTAGAAGAAAAACTGAATGAACTTGTAGAACAGGACATTTTTGAAGCCGTTAATGGGCCAAGTCAGTGGACATCACCAATTGTGGTTGTACCAAAGAAGAATGGTGATATACGCATATGTGTTGACATGAGGCGCGCAAATTTAGCAGTCATGCGTGAAAGATATCCAATTCCAACTGTAGATGAGGTAATTCAAGATTTGAATCAAAGTAAAGTCTTCTCAAAGTTAGATATTAAACTTGCGTACCATCAAACTGTTGAACTGACACCAGAGTCCAGACAGATAACTTGCTTCATGACACATAAAGGAATATTCCGATATAAAAGGCTCATGTTTGGAATAAACTGCGCCCCAGAGATGTATAACAAAGTAATGAGTCAGGTATTTCAAGGACTTGAAGGAGTAAGAAACATTTTTGATGATGTTGTTGTGTATGGCTCGGATTCTAATGAGCATAATGAGAGACTCGATGCTGTTCTTCAAAGATTAGAGGAAAGAGGACTGACACTTAATATTGACAAGTGTAAATTCAACATGGCAAACATTGAGTTTATGGGTCACATGTTATCAGAACATGGGATTGGTGTGTCTCAGTCTAAAGTTGAAGCAATTGTAAATGCTAGAAGGCCAGAATCAGTTTCTGAGACCAGGAGTTTTCTAGGGTTAGTTAATTTTGTTGGTCGTTTCATACCAAATCTAGCAACTGTAGCAGAACCACTGCACCGCTTGCTCCACAAAGAGACAAAATTTCAATGGGGACCAGAACAAAATGATTCTTtcgaaaaattgaaaaaaggtcTGGTGGATGCGTCTAATTTAAGCTATTTCAGCTTGAAAGCGAAAACTCAAGTAATTGCAGATGCCAGCCCTGTAGGCTTAGGTGCTGTTCTAGTACAGAAACAGAATGATGAGTACAAAGTCATATGCTATGCAAGCAGAAGTCTCACAACTATCGAAAGGAAGTATTCACAAACAGAAAAAGAGGCGTTGGGGTTAGTATGGGCCTGTGAGAGGTTCCACATGTATTTACTGGGCCATGATTTTGAGTTGCTAACAGATCATCGTCCGTTGGAATTTATATTCTCGCCTAAGTCTAAACCATGTGCTCGAGTTGAAAGGTGGATGCTTAGAATGCAACCTTTTAAATATGTTGTGAAATATATTCCAGGATCACAGAATATTGCAGATTCTCTATCACGGTTATTAGCGGTAACGAAAACTGAATCAAAACAAGGAGAAATAAATCAAGCTGAGGAGTATATACGTTTTGTTGCATCTGAATCTACACCAAACGCTGTAAAGATTGAAGATGTGGATAAAATGTCACTTAATGACAAagaattacaaaatattagaaattgttTGTTAAATGGAAGATGGCAAGATTTGCTAAACAAACAGTATTTAACAGTGAAACAGGAACTTAGTTCTATAGGTCATATTGTTCTTCGTGGAACAAGACTTATTATACCGACTGAATTGAGGAATCAGATATTGGAGTTAGGACACGAGGGACATCCTGgaattgttttaatgaaacaaagatTAAGATCAAAAGTTTGGTGGCCAAACATGGACAAGAGTATTGAAGAGTATTGTAAGTCTTGTTATGGGTGCCAGCTTGTCGCAAACCCAGAGAAACCAGAACCGATGATACGAACGTCACTTCCGTCTAAACCGTGGGAACAGATATCAGCAGATTTTTTAGGACCGTTACCGTCTGGAGAATATCTATTTACCGTTGTTGACTACTATTCAAGATGGTTGGAAGTGACAATAATGAGTAAAAGTACAAGCGCAGACCGTGTAATTGATGCTCTGGACAAAATGTTTACTATACATGGTTTACCTATTTCAATCGCAACTGACAATGGACCTCAATTTATTAGTGACACTTTTAAAACATACTTGGATCAAAATGGTATAGTGCATAGAAGAATTACACCCTTATGGCCAGCCGCCAATGGGGAAATAGAGCGTCAGAACCGTTCATTGGTAAAGCGCATGCGTATTGCAAATGCTGAAAAAAAGAACTTGAGTACTGaaatacaaacatatttaaagaTGTACAGGTCAACACCGCATTGTACTACAGGGGTAAGCCCAGCTGAATTGTTATTTAATAGAACACTTCGCACAAAACTACCTGATATTCAGATCCGTTCACATGACGACACTGAAGTACGTGACCGAGATAGTCAAAGGAAGGAGAAAGGAAAACTATATGCGGACACAAGAAGGAATGCGACAACAAATGATTTGAAAGCAGGAGATTCTGTCTTAGTGAAACAAAATAGAGGAAATAAATTGTCTACAACCTTCAATCCGAAACCATTCACACTGCTGGAAAAGCATGGAAATAGTGTTGTTGTTCAAAATGATGATG GAAATCAGAATGGTGGAATTAATGATAAAGCTCAGTCTAACAAATTGATGAAATCCGTCCCAAGTCTAGAGCCGTCCAAACCGACTAGACCAACTCGTGACCGGAAACTACCATCCagatacaaagattttgttttaagcAATTGA